A section of the Primulina eburnea isolate SZY01 chromosome 1, ASM2296580v1, whole genome shotgun sequence genome encodes:
- the LOC140806041 gene encoding uncharacterized protein has product MDFEIEELFDLIEYPPERRLRLFVYQLKDRAKMWWSTTLMILDAQRIVPLWDIFKLKSKESYCPPSFYSSKASKFHNLKQGDISVAEYADTFYTMLRYAPHVAVVESFIEGLNDHLHLFVSIGKPLNYLEAVEIEKRAEASLKRNGNQAPTQHQQVRGQQFNQSGYASLRPRGKKFKKPGSSSSSSGNRGGYCFSGPYCDHYGGKHSSNLCVGVKGVCYNCGRPCHFARVCPSKTEKSSQAGSGAQNNRFPAASQSSHEPSCPSHQSRGQVRVLFDTGASNSFFSHAFVVLHDLHTTSMNSNLSVVNPMGKMIITDNVVLNAVLFHDENVLYLNIIVLPMHDFDCIVGMDVLTANRATVDCYRGIVCFRPSFAPKWNFYGRGSQAKIPLVSAFEKNRLLDSGHVGFLVYAVDLSQDERRISDFHVVREFSDVFLEEIPGFLPEQEVEFSIKLMSGTEPIYRAPYRLAPVELKELKEQFHDLLSKGASQTRESAENSFSHQIRTL; this is encoded by the exons ATGGATTTTGAGATTGAGGAATTGTTTGATTTGATCGAGTATCCTCCAGAGCGTCGATTGAGATTATTTGTGTATCAGTTGAAAGATCGTGCCAAAATGTGGTGGTCTACTACATTAATGATCTTAGATGCTCAGAGGATCGTTCCATTGTGGGATATATTTAAACTGAAGTCTAAGGAAAGTTATTGTCCTCCATCATTTTACAGTTCTAAGGCTTCGAAGTTTCATAACTTGAAACAGGGTGATATATCAGTTGCGGAGTATGCTGATACTTTTTATACTATGCTGAGATATGCTCCTCATGTTGCTGTTGTCGAAAGTTTCATTGAAGGATTGAACGATCATCTGCATCTTTTTGTTTCTATCGGTAAGCCACTAAATTATCTTGAAGCAGTGGAAATAGAAAAGAGGGCTGAAGCTAGTCTTAAGAGGAATGGAAATCAAGCTCCTACCCAACATCAACAGGTGAGGGGGCAACAGTTCAATCAATCTGGGTATGCATCTCTTCGTCCACGTGGAAAGAAATTTAAGAAGCCTGGTTCTAGTTCTTCGAGTTCAGGGAACCGTGGTGGATATTGTTTTAGTGGACCTTACTGTGATCACTATGGAGGCAAGCATTCTAGTAATCTGTGTGTTGGAGTTAAAGGGGTTTGTTATAATTGTGGTCGGCCGTGtcattttgctagagtttgtcctaGTAAGACAGAGAAATCATCCCAGGCAGGTAGTGGAGCTCAAAATAATAGATTCCCAGCAGCGTCTCAGTCTTCCCACGAGCCTAGTTGCCCTTCACATCAGTCCAGAGGGCAAG TACGAGTGTTATTTGATACTGGAGCATCTAATTCCTTTTTTTCTCATGCATTCGTTGTTTTGCATGATCTTCACACCACTAGTATGAATTCCAATCTATCTGTTGTTAATCCGATGGGTAAAATGATTATCACTGATAATGTGGTGTTGAATGCGGTGTTGTTTCACGATGAAAATGTACTGTATCTGAATATCATAGTCCTACCTATgcatgactttgattgtatcgttGGTATGGATGTTTTGACTGCAAATCGTGCCACTGTTGACTGTTATCGAGGAATAGTTTGTTTCAGGCCCAGCTTTGCTCCTAAATGGAATTTCTATGGCCGTGGTTCTCAAGCCAAGATTCCTCTAGTTTCTGCCTTTGAAAAGAATCGGTTGTTAGATTCTGGTCATGTAGGTTTTCTGGTTTATGCTGTTGATCTATCACAAGATGAGCGAAGAATTTCTGATTTTCATGTAGTCCGTGAATTTTCTGATGTGTTTCTagaagagattcctggttttcttCCAGAACAAGAAGTTGAGTTCAGTATCAAATTAATGTCAGGAACTGAACCCATATATCGAGCACCATATCGTTTAGCTCCTGTTGAgctaaaagaactgaaagaacaattTCATGATTTGTTgagtaaag gtGCGAGTCAGACAAGAGAATCTGCCGAAAACAGCTTTTCGCACCAAATACGGACACtttga
- the LOC140806049 gene encoding uncharacterized protein, whose product MDTRLEMSTAYHPQTDGQTERKIQTLEDLLRAVVMDFKDGWQEALPLLEFSYNNSFQVTIGVLFVWYENKFVTSFFGPYEIFEGIGTCAYRLDLPQSFFGIQNIFHVSMLHKYDLDPSHVIQPDEVELDLFLSYTEYPVCILDRKDKFLLNKLIPLARVQWSRHGVEESTWEREDESILSMSI is encoded by the exons ATGGATACAAGACTTGagatgagtactgcttaccatcctcaaacagatggtcaGACAGAGCGTAAGATTCAAACGCTCGAGGATCTGCTTCGAGCTGTAGTCATGGATTTTAAAGATGGTTGGCAAGAAGCTTTACCATTACTTGAGTTCtcttataacaacagtttccaggtgactattg GGGTGTTGTTTGTTTGGTATGAGAATAAATTTGTCACCTCATTTTTTGGCCCCTACGAGATTTTTGAGGGTATTGGGACATGCGCTTATCGTTTGGATTTGCCCCAGTCTTTTTTTGGcatccaaaatatttttcatgtttctatgttacATAAATATGATCTCGATCCGTCTCATGTGATTCAACCTGATGAAGTTGAACTAGATCTTTTTCTGTCATATACTGAGTATCCTGTTTGTATCTTGGATCGTAAAGATAAATTTTTACTCAATAAGCTTATTCCACTTGCACGTGTTCAGTGGTCGAGGCATGGTGTAgaagaatcaacgtgggaaAGAGAAGATGAGAGCATCTTATCCATGTCTATTTGA